Proteins encoded by one window of Aphis gossypii isolate Hap1 chromosome X, ASM2018417v2, whole genome shotgun sequence:
- the LOC114124114 gene encoding heterogeneous nuclear ribonucleoproteins A2/B1-like isoform X1, producing MEANKGETSRHLFIGALSKQTTDQSFRQFFEQWGEVERAVVIKYPQSNRSRKFGFITYSQSHMADLALSNLPHRIDDHNVDTKIDEIRAEREKQNRLLYVWDLDKHTTSQSLKNFYEQWGKVESAVVKRDSQSNESREFGFVTYSQLSMVQQAMSNLPHIIDGREVQIRIAQFPSKFNYLKRAFDENKIYITGITNQSKAELIEYFEKFGKIMYLKTLTNKYTGKMNGIGFVEYDSKDSVGKALSIEGHQIGSGILYTEKAFRRKIYDPREQRPTEKSYSRYNLGINFQNNQWGGFYNKINAFYSFYPFYPFYPIYPI from the exons ATGGAAGCTAAC aaaggGGAAACAAGCAGACATTTATTCATTGGCGCTTTAAGCAAGCAGACAACGGATCAATCCTTCCGACAATTTTTTGAGCAATGGGGTGAAGTCGAAAGAGCTGTTGTCATAAAATATCCTCAAAGCAATcg atctcgaaaatttggatttattacttattctcAATCGCATATGGCTGATCTTGCTTTGTCAAACTTGCCTCATAGAATAGATGATCATAATGTGGATACTAAAATCGATGAAATAAGAGCA gaaaGAGAGAAACAAAACAGACTATTATACGTTTGGGATTTAGATAAACATACAACAAGTCaatcacttaaaaatttttatgaacaatgGGGTAAAGTTGAGTCAGCTGTTGTCAAGAGAGACTCTCAATCAAATGA ATCTCGAGAATTTGGATTTGTTACTTACTCACAATTGTCTATGGTTCAGCAGGCCATGTCAAATTTGCCTCATATAATCGACGGTCGTGAAGTTCAAATCAGGATTGCTCAATTTCCCAGC aaatttaattatttaaaaagagcgtttgatgaaaataaaatatatattactggtATAACAAATCAATCAAAAGCAGaacttattgaatattttgaaaaatttggcAAGatcatgtatttaaaaacacttacTAACAAATATACTGGTAAAATGAATGGAATTGGATTTGTTGAGTATGATTCCAAAGATTCAGTTGGCAAAGCTCTTT CGATCGAAGGTCATCAAATTGGCAGTGGAATATTGTATACGGAAAAAGCTTTTAGACGTAAAATTTATGATCCAAGAGAGCAACGTCCTACTGAAAAAAGCTACAGTCGCTATAACTTGggaatcaattttcaaaataatcaatggGGAGGTTTCTATAACAagataaatgcattttattcattttatccaTTTTATCCATTTTATCCAATATatccaatttaa
- the LOC114124114 gene encoding ribonucleoprotein RB97D-like isoform X2, giving the protein MADLALSNLPHRIDDHNVDTKIDEIRAEREKQNRLLYVWDLDKHTTSQSLKNFYEQWGKVESAVVKRDSQSNESREFGFVTYSQLSMVQQAMSNLPHIIDGREVQIRIAQFPSKFNYLKRAFDENKIYITGITNQSKAELIEYFEKFGKIMYLKTLTNKYTGKMNGIGFVEYDSKDSVGKALSIEGHQIGSGILYTEKAFRRKIYDPREQRPTEKSYSRYNLGINFQNNQWGGFYNKINAFYSFYPFYPFYPIYPI; this is encoded by the exons ATGGCTGATCTTGCTTTGTCAAACTTGCCTCATAGAATAGATGATCATAATGTGGATACTAAAATCGATGAAATAAGAGCA gaaaGAGAGAAACAAAACAGACTATTATACGTTTGGGATTTAGATAAACATACAACAAGTCaatcacttaaaaatttttatgaacaatgGGGTAAAGTTGAGTCAGCTGTTGTCAAGAGAGACTCTCAATCAAATGA ATCTCGAGAATTTGGATTTGTTACTTACTCACAATTGTCTATGGTTCAGCAGGCCATGTCAAATTTGCCTCATATAATCGACGGTCGTGAAGTTCAAATCAGGATTGCTCAATTTCCCAGC aaatttaattatttaaaaagagcgtttgatgaaaataaaatatatattactggtATAACAAATCAATCAAAAGCAGaacttattgaatattttgaaaaatttggcAAGatcatgtatttaaaaacacttacTAACAAATATACTGGTAAAATGAATGGAATTGGATTTGTTGAGTATGATTCCAAAGATTCAGTTGGCAAAGCTCTTT CGATCGAAGGTCATCAAATTGGCAGTGGAATATTGTATACGGAAAAAGCTTTTAGACGTAAAATTTATGATCCAAGAGAGCAACGTCCTACTGAAAAAAGCTACAGTCGCTATAACTTGggaatcaattttcaaaataatcaatggGGAGGTTTCTATAACAagataaatgcattttattcattttatccaTTTTATCCATTTTATCCAATATatccaatttaa